The genomic segment CCCGCCGCACGCTCATCACGAGACGCGGAACGAGAACCCCCATGCCTGAGTCGGCCGCGGAACCGCAGTTGCTCTCACTGGTGATCCCCGTTTACAACGAGCGGGAGAGCCTCGCTGCGCTACACGCGGAGATCGCGGAAGTTGCGACAAAACTCCGTGAGCGGGTCGAACTGATCTTCGTGGACGACGGGAGCAGCGACGATTCCTGGGGCGTCATCCGAGAGATCGCATCGAAGGACGACCGCGTGCGGGGGATCAAGTTCCGCCGCAATTTCGGTAAGGCCGCGGCGCTGGCCGCGGGGTTCGGGGCCGCGCGGGGCGGCGTGGTCATCACGATGGACGCCGACCTTCAGGACGACCCGCACGAGATCCCGCACTTTCTGGAGAAGCTCCGCGGCGGTCTGGACGTGGTGAGCGGCTGGAAGCAGATCCGACACGACCCCTGGCACAAGGTGCTTCCGAGCCGCGTGTTCAACCGGTTCCTGAGCGTGCTGACGGGCGTGTACCTGCACGACCACAACTGCGGGATGAAGGCGTACCGCGCCGAGGCGCTGCGGGAGGTGCACCTGTACGGCGAGATGCACCGGTTCGTGCCGGTTCTCGCGTACAGTCGCGGCTTCAAGGTCGGGGAACTGGTGATCCAGCACCGCGCGCGGAAGTTCGGCCGCTCGAAATACGGCTGGAAGCGGTTCATCAAGGGCGGGCTCGACGTCGTGACGGTGCGCCTGCTCACCGGCTTCGGCCGCCGCCCGCAGCACTTCATCGGCGCGTGGGGATTGGGCTTCACGGCCGCCGCGCTCTTCGGTTTTTTTCTACTGGCGGTAAATGCCCTCGTGCGGCAGTGGGAAGCCGACCTCGGCGCCGGGCCGGTCGCGCAGGTCGTGGGGCTGGTGCTCTCGGTCGGCCTGGGGCTACTCGGTACTCAGTGCCTGCTCACGGGTTTACTCGCTGAGATGACCGTGGCCCGGAAGTGGCTCGACAACGAACCCTACAGCGTCGCGGAGCGCACGGATGGCTGCTGACCCGTCTGACATGCGCCGATCGGTTTATCTGTTGCTCATCGCGGTCGCGGTCGCGATCGCGGCCGCGAAGACCGTGGGCGGCGAGAACGTACTCGAGCCGAGTCGCTATGCCGCACCGGTCACCCAGGACGGCATCAAGGGCTACGGCTCCGAGACGGACCGGAAGTGGCCCGAAACCCGGCCCGATCCGGTCCCGATGTTCAGCTCCAATGATAAGTCCCGGTGGGCGACGGTTCGGGCTCTGGTTCACGACAAGACGTATGTGATCGGCAAGCGCACCTACGCCGACCCCCAGAACCCGAAGGCGTACCGGGACGAGGGGATCGTGGTCGATCCGGCCTATAGAAGCACCGACGTCGTACTCAACCCGGAAACGAACGAGTTTTATTCGAGTAAACCGCCGCTCATGGCGACGATGGTTGCGGGCGAGTACTGGGCGCTCCGAAAGATGTTCGGCTGGAACATTGTTCACGACCGGTGGCTCGTCATCCCCGTCATCGTGCTGACGTGGAACGTCGTCCCGTTCGCGCTGTACCTGGTGCTGATCGGCCGACTCCTGGATGGGATCGGCAAGACGGACTTCGGCAAGCTCCTGGCCTTCACGACCGCGGCCGTGGGTACGTTCCTGACCACCTTCTCCGGGACGCTCAATAACCACACGCCGGCCGCGTTTTGTGTACTGTTCGCGAGCTACCCGCTCCTCAAAGCGATTCTTGAGAACCGGGACCTGGGGCCGGGAGAGTACGCCCTCTGCGGCTTCTTCGCGGCGCTGGCCGCCACCTTCGAGTTGCCCGCACTTTCGTTCGTTGCGGCAGTGGGGGTGCCTCTGCTCGTCGCACGCACGCGGCCGGCGGTCTGCTATTTCCTACCGGCCGCGGTGGTGCCGATCGCGGCCCTCTACCTGTGCAACTACGTCGCGCTCGGAACGCTGGAACCGGTGTACGACAAGTTCGGCGGGCCGTGGTACCGGTTCGAGGGGAGCCACTGGTCGAAGATCGGTACGCCGGCGGCGAAGGGGCTGGACTTCAACGACGAGCCGACGTCGGTGTACGCGTTCCACCTGTCCTTCGGCCACCACGGCTGGTTCAGCCTCACGCCGGTGTGGCTCGTCGCGCTCGTGGGGCTGGTGGTACTCGGAATCAAGAGCGCCCCGGCGGTTCGCAAGCTCCTCGGTTCAGTGAAGGGCACCGGCTGGACGCTGGAGATGTTCGCGGCGGCGACGCTGGTGGTGTCCCTGGCGGTGTTCGGCTTCTACCTCACGCGCACGCAGAGCTATAACTACGGCGGAAACACGAGCGGCCCGCGGTGGCTGTTCTGGCTCATCCCACTTTGGGTTTTGGCGATCCCGACGGCTGCGGACTGGCTCGCACGCAGCGCCGGTGGGCGGCTGCTCGGCGCGGGGCTTCTGGGCGCGAGCGCGTTCAGCGTGTTCTACCCCGCCTGGAACCCGTGGCGGAGCCCCTGGCTCATGCAGTTGATGGAATACACGGGCTGGTTGCGGTACTAACCGGCACTGAGGCCGACAAATGGGGACACGTCCGGCATGAGCGAACCCGCGAACGATCCGCCAATGGTGACGCGCCCGCCGGAGGTCGCGCCCCCCGTACCGAAGCGGCCGCGCCCGGGGTTCTGGGAAGCGCTGGTGTGGTGCCTCCTGTTCCTGGCCGGACAGGTGTTCGGCGCGGTCGCGGGCATGGGCGTGGTGTTCATCGCGTACGCACTGGCCGAGCCGGAGCCGGTTCGGTTCATGCTCGACCAACTCGAGGGGTTCTCGAAGGCTTCGGACGCCAAAGCGCAGGACGACCGGCCGCCGGTTCCGTTCGAAATCGGCCGGGCGGTGGCCTGGGGGATGCTCTCGGCGCAGTTCGTATCACTGGGGATGATTGCGCTCGTGTTACCCCGAAGGATCGGGCCGGACTGGAAGCGCCAACTCGGCGTCCGGCGCCCGTCCGGGTTGCACGTCTTGCTTGTGCTGATGATCGTGCCGGGGTTCGTGCTCTTCGCTGATGTGATTCAAACGGTTTTCGTCTGGGCAACAGATCTGAAACCGCCCGCAACCATGAGGGCGCTCAACGGCATTTTCAGGCAGTTCCCGTGGCCGCTGACGGTCCTGGCCGTGGCCCTCGGGCCGGGCGTGGTGGAGGAGTTCTGGTTCCGCGGGTTCCTCGGGCGCGGGCTGAGCGCGCGGTACGGGCTTGGCGCGGGTGTTCTGCTCACGTCACTGTTCTTCGCGGTCGCGCACCTCGATCCGTCGCAGCTCCTCACCTTCGCTCTAATGGGTGCCTATTTGCACTTTGTGTACCGTGCCACGCGCAGCATCTGGCCCTCGATCCTCCTGCACGCCATGAACAACGGCATTGCTGTTTTGCTCCTTCTCGTGTTGCCGCCGGAAAAGCTCGAGCAGCCGACGCCGGTCATTGTGCCCCTCGCGTCCCTCTCGCTACTGATCTTCGGCAGCGTCGCTTTGTGGACGAACCGGGCACGTGTGGAACGGATCGCAGCGGACGACCCGACGCGGTGGGATGGGTGGGAATCGGATGAAGGGACGTGGAAGGCGGAGTACCCGGGCATTTCTACCCCGGCCCCGGAGTCGGGTTTACGTCTCGGATACGGGGCAGTAAGCCCTGTGGCGCTTGGGTTTACGTTTGCGTCGTTCAGTGTGCTGCTGTATCTCTGTTACCGCTATGTTATTTGAGTCGTGGGACCGCACATCTACCGAATCTGGGGCGCCCTGTTGCGCTTTGCGGAGTAAACTGGTATTACCCTCCCGCTGGCTCTTCCGCCCGTAGACCCCGAGGCCGACACATGCAGTGGTTTCTCGCGTTGTGTGCCACTTGCATTCCCGTTTTCGCGATCGCGGCCGATCCCGCTCCCAAACCGACCGCCGCTCAGCTCGAATATTTCGAGACCAAGGTCCGGCCGGTTCTGGCCGATCACTGCTATTCGTGTCACGGGCCGAAGAAACAGAGCGCGGGGCTGCGCCTCGATACGGTCGCGGGGCTCAGGGCCGGCGCCGATAACGGCCCGGTGCTGGTCCCGGGGGCCCCGGCCAAGAGCCGGCTCGTGCAGTCGGTGAAGCGCGAGGGCGACTACGCGATGCCGCCGAAAACGCCGCTCCCGGCGGAAGCCGTGGCGGCGATTTCGGAGTGGGTGAAGGCCGGCGCCGCACTGCCGGACGACATCGCGACGAGCCCGATCCCTGAATCGAAACGGCACTGGGCGTTTCAGCCCGTTCGCGCGCCCGCGGTGCCGCAATCCGGCGCTCCCGCGCCCACCCCGATCGATGCGTTCGTTGCCGCCAAACTTAAAGAGCAGGGCCTCGCGCCCGCGCCGCGGGCCGACCGCCGGACGTTGATCCGCCGGGCCTATCTCGACCTGACCGGTCTGCCGCCGACCGCCGAAGAGGCCGAAGCATTCGCGAAGGACGAGTCCCCGGGTGCGTGGGCGAAACTGATCGACACGCTACTCGCGTCGCCCCGCTACGGCGAGCGCTGGGGCCGGTACTGGCTCGACGTCGCCCGGTACGCCGACACGAAGGGTTACACCTTCGGCGAGGACCGGAACTTCGCGTTCTCCTACACCTACCGCGACTACGTCATCCGCAGCTTCAACGAAGACAAGCCGTACGACCGCTTCGTGACGGAGCAGATCGCGGCCGACCTCCTCCCGCTCGGCGAGGACAAGCGCCCGCTCGCGGCCCTGGGCTTCCTCACGCTCGGCCGGCGGTTCCTGAACAGCCAGCCGGACATCATCGACGACCGCATCGACGTGGTGACGCGCGGGCTGATGGGCCTCACCGTCGCGTGCGCGCGGTGCCACGACCACAAGTACGACCCCGTCCCCACGAAGGACTACTACTCCCTGTACGGAGTGTTCGCGAGCAGCAGCGAACCGGCCGAACTGCCGCTCATCGGAGCCGTCAAACGCACCCCGGAGGTGATCGCCTTCGAGGCCGAACTCGAGAAGCACGAGGCGGAGTACCGGGCCGCGCGGGCCAAGCACCACGCCGATGCGCTGAAGAAGTTCGGCGAACCGGCCGGCGTGGCCGAGTACCTTCGGGCCGTTCTCGACGCCCACGGGAAACCCAACGGGGAGGTGCAGGCCCTCGTCCGGCAACGCGACCTCACGCAGTTCGTGTTCGACCGCTGGCGCGGGTTCCTGGAAGCCGAGTGGAAGGCCAAATCGCCCGTGTACTCACCGCTCCTGGCGCTCAAGACGGTCCCGGAGACCGAGTTCGAATCGAAGGCCCCCGGCGCGCTCGGCGCGGAGGCGAACCCGGTCGTTGTGGGCGCGCTGAAAACGGCGAAGCCGAAATCCCTGAAGGCGGCGGTGGAGGCGTTCGCGCACGCCATCGTTTCCGAACCGCAGCCCCCCGCGGCCGACAAAGTTCGTGCGGCGGTCGTCGCGTGGCGCGGGGCGGGCGGGCCGCTCGACATCCCGCTCGCGGACGCGGAGAAGGTGTTCAACCGCGCCGACCGCGACGCGCTCACCGCGGTCCGCACGAAGATCGACGCGTTCAAGGCGACGCACCCGCACGCGCCGCCCCGGGCACACGCCCTCCACGACAACCCGCAGCCGATGCAACCGGTCGTGTTCCTCCGCGGCAACCCGAACAACCACGGACCCGTGGTGCCGCGGCAGGCGCCAGAAGTGATCGCCGGCGCGAGCCGCAAGCCGTTCACCCAGGGCAGCGGCCGGCTCGAACTCGCGCGGGCGATCACGAGTTCCGAAAACCCGCTCACCGCCCGCGTGATGGTGAACCGCGTCTGGGCCGGGCACTTCGGCAGCGGCCTCGTCCGCACCCCGTCGGACTTCGGCACCCGCTCCGACCCGCCCACCCACCCCGAACTCCTCGACTGGCTCGCAACGACCTTCGTGAAAGACGGCTGGAGCGTGAAGCGCCTCCACAAGCAGATCATGCTATCGGCCACCTATCAACAGTCGTCCGCGGTGACGGCCGAGCAGTTCAAGCGCGATCCGGAGAACCGGTTACTGGCGCACCAGAACC from the Frigoriglobus tundricola genome contains:
- a CDS encoding glycosyltransferase family 2 protein; this translates as MPESAAEPQLLSLVIPVYNERESLAALHAEIAEVATKLRERVELIFVDDGSSDDSWGVIREIASKDDRVRGIKFRRNFGKAAALAAGFGAARGGVVITMDADLQDDPHEIPHFLEKLRGGLDVVSGWKQIRHDPWHKVLPSRVFNRFLSVLTGVYLHDHNCGMKAYRAEALREVHLYGEMHRFVPVLAYSRGFKVGELVIQHRARKFGRSKYGWKRFIKGGLDVVTVRLLTGFGRRPQHFIGAWGLGFTAAALFGFFLLAVNALVRQWEADLGAGPVAQVVGLVLSVGLGLLGTQCLLTGLLAEMTVARKWLDNEPYSVAERTDGC
- a CDS encoding CPBP family intramembrane glutamic endopeptidase, which codes for MSEPANDPPMVTRPPEVAPPVPKRPRPGFWEALVWCLLFLAGQVFGAVAGMGVVFIAYALAEPEPVRFMLDQLEGFSKASDAKAQDDRPPVPFEIGRAVAWGMLSAQFVSLGMIALVLPRRIGPDWKRQLGVRRPSGLHVLLVLMIVPGFVLFADVIQTVFVWATDLKPPATMRALNGIFRQFPWPLTVLAVALGPGVVEEFWFRGFLGRGLSARYGLGAGVLLTSLFFAVAHLDPSQLLTFALMGAYLHFVYRATRSIWPSILLHAMNNGIAVLLLLVLPPEKLEQPTPVIVPLASLSLLIFGSVALWTNRARVERIAADDPTRWDGWESDEGTWKAEYPGISTPAPESGLRLGYGAVSPVALGFTFASFSVLLYLCYRYVI
- a CDS encoding PSD1 and planctomycete cytochrome C domain-containing protein: MQWFLALCATCIPVFAIAADPAPKPTAAQLEYFETKVRPVLADHCYSCHGPKKQSAGLRLDTVAGLRAGADNGPVLVPGAPAKSRLVQSVKREGDYAMPPKTPLPAEAVAAISEWVKAGAALPDDIATSPIPESKRHWAFQPVRAPAVPQSGAPAPTPIDAFVAAKLKEQGLAPAPRADRRTLIRRAYLDLTGLPPTAEEAEAFAKDESPGAWAKLIDTLLASPRYGERWGRYWLDVARYADTKGYTFGEDRNFAFSYTYRDYVIRSFNEDKPYDRFVTEQIAADLLPLGEDKRPLAALGFLTLGRRFLNSQPDIIDDRIDVVTRGLMGLTVACARCHDHKYDPVPTKDYYSLYGVFASSSEPAELPLIGAVKRTPEVIAFEAELEKHEAEYRAARAKHHADALKKFGEPAGVAEYLRAVLDAHGKPNGEVQALVRQRDLTQFVFDRWRGFLEAEWKAKSPVYSPLLALKTVPETEFESKAPGALGAEANPVVVGALKTAKPKSLKAAVEAFAHAIVSEPQPPAADKVRAAVVAWRGAGGPLDIPLADAEKVFNRADRDALTAVRTKIDAFKATHPHAPPRAHALHDNPQPMQPVVFLRGNPNNHGPVVPRQAPEVIAGASRKPFTQGSGRLELARAITSSENPLTARVMVNRVWAGHFGSGLVRTPSDFGTRSDPPTHPELLDWLATTFVKDGWSVKRLHKQIMLSATYQQSSAVTAEQFKRDPENRLLAHQNRRRLDFEALRDSLVAASGRLDLTTGGRPVDLFHAPFPTRRTVYGLIDRTNLPGTFRVFDFANPDTHSPQRFQTTVPQQALFLLNSPFVQEQAKALAARKPVAEAKTVPAKVTALYRLALGRNPATEEAALAAEFVAHDDPKAAFGHWPQLAQVLLLSNEFAFAD